The DNA sequence AAAAGAGACGGTTTACAGTATAAAGTCAATTCGCAAAAAGACGCTAACGAGGACTGAAAATGGTAACCTAGAACAGGTGagtaaaacaaaaatgcatttccaAATGAAAGTGCGAATGTTTCACTACATTCTTTAGAAGTAGCTAACTTACCTGAAAAACGCTGCCAACTAGATATGGTGCAACAATTTTTCTCAGTTCTTTCAGCTGACGAAGGCTGGTAACACCAAGCTTGAGAAACAAacagaaatgtcaaaataaattgaaagagATAAGAATTTTACAAAGACATTTTACTTGATTAATTTCCGGTCACTTTTGCTTTTGAAACGTACGTGTCACCACAATCGTTGTTTATTTACTTCAAGATTCTCCAGTAAATCTTTACCTTCACATACAGTCTAACATGCTGGAACTAGTTTGTTTACAACTCTAGTAAAAGTCTTTATTTAACCCATTACAATTTGATCGGATTACTTTAGATACAGCTATTCTTATTGTTtcgtttttgaaaatgtttgtgtttttctACACATctgttaattgtttttttttggtgggttttttttgtttttggtattttagtgtgttttttgaggttttaagGCAATTGATGGACCCCAGCTTTGAATGTGTAATTCATTTGAAGAAAAATACCTTTGCTGATTTAGGTCTAGCGTTTGCTGCATACGGAATAGTAAGCAAACATGCTTGAATACTCTTTCCATGTTCTTCTGCAATAGTCCTACAGAAATCAAAAATATcctgaaaaagaaatgaatttgATGTTATTGTTGTACAGCTCTAAAATTAAATGCGTTcctgatatttctattttttcgtAATTTAAAAAGTTTCCTTCATTGTTATTGTGACGTGTTAAAATTTGATATGTACTTTACTACTCAGCTAATATATAACATAACAGAAGTTGTTTACGCCTAATGTCTTATATAGATAGCCGATACTCTTCTCTTCTGTTTTACATTCCCTTTCCACTTCTTCATATGCATTAGTCCATTCATTCTCGTAAAGCTCGGAAAATTTCTCAGACAATTTTGACGGTCGATTGTCATCACTTAGGTCAGTAATATTTGGATTGCCACTCATAATATTAGCACCGCCAACTTTGTAGAGCCTAAAAATGAAATAGTtagaaataaaaggtaagggtaggtCTCACGGAAGCACAGAGCAGCCAAAACACAGCTAGAGAGGCGTACATTGCAAAGTAGACCTGCAACAAAAACATGTGATtttgtttttgctgggtttaacgtcgcaccggcacaattatagatcatatggcaactttccaacattgatggtggaggaagatcccaagtgcccctccgtgcattatttcatcacgagcgggtacctaggtagaaccaccgaccttccgtaagccagcttgatggcttcctcacatgaagatttcaacgccccgagtaagcctcgaacccacatcggtgaggggcaagtgatttgaagtcagcgaccttaaccactcggcaacgaaGGCCCCTGCAACTAAAAGAAACTGTTACAGTAGCGGAAAGATATATATCAAACGAGTTGATTCAAAAACCCAAGCCTTTCTTGACACTGCTATTTAAAAGCaattaatacatttgtacatgtatgttattttaATTAAGACAATTTATAGAGATGAAAGAGTACGTATTATAGGTTCGTCATTATTCATATGCATTTAACCTCTACCTGTTATATCATTTGATATGTTAAACAAGGAACAATGTATGCTATACATTTAAAATCTACACGAGGATACTGTCTACCAAAAACCAATGATAAGGGTCCAATATGAAAAAGCACATTAAAAAGTACTGCCCATAAATTACTCCACACGGAAATATAAACACGCGGACACAGACTGTGTACAGAAATGTATAAGATTATTGGAAtcattctcacataccagaggtctaccgtggttttTCGGATGAatgtctcgggattttgacggacctctgatggatgagaatgattgGAATATGAAACGACACATAATTTTATGTACGTACaacaaacatacatgtacataaaaaacCACTACATCTCGGCGGAGTGGTAGACGACTAACATTCAATTTACCTTTGTTTTAGCTCATCAATTTCATTCTTGGCGTTTTTCAGCTCTTTTTCTGTCTTTTCATACTTGTCTACCAAACTTTTTGTTTCTATATTTGCTTTACCGCCTGCAGTTGGATCTACCATTGTCTTTTCTCTTCGAAGTTTCTGTATTGTTCTAAAAGCATTAAAAGTGTTTCAAATGAATGTTAACTGATTTTAAACGATTTCAGCTTAGGATCGATGTTAGAGTTTATGAATGGCACGTGTTCgtgttttgtttcttctttttttcttttcttgttattcTTACTGTTGGTAAACAGTGGATATTTTGGCCAAAAACGAACCAATAACAGAATGTGTTCAAGTGCTTTTAAGCATTTCCATTTACAGAAGAACAGattcttctttatgcatgaaaAGGTTTAATTCATTCAATCGTTTATGtagataaatttcaattacatttacagccttttttctgcaaaaaaacATATCCGCCCAGGATAACCACTAAGATTACATTTAATTAAATTGTCTTGGCTACTGAAATACATACTCATCTTTCCTAAGAATTAGCTTATTGTGCTCttcttgttgttgtttcattgttttttctttcttttctagtTTATCAAATGCATCATGACAAGTGCTGAAATGTagtaaacataatacatgtacatatgaacgTTTAAATACCGAAAAGCGTATATAAGATTTTGTTTCCTAAACGAAGGTCTAGAGTAAACAGATTATCGAAGAACAGCAAAATTTACACAGTGCAGTTGTCAGCTGAAAATTTATTTGGATCATATTAATAAGGAATCAACCAGTTTTGCATACATTTGGACAGAAGTAAGtaatgtttcaaaacaaaatattttgtaatggtATGATAAACTCAGTTTATTTTACTCTCCCCAGAAAGGCAAACGCATCAAGATCTTACAACTCTAACTTTTCCTTCTCTCGTTTGATCATCTCTTTTGCTCTGTAAACAGAAAATAATCCGGTAAGTTATAATGACAAATCAGTGGTTCATTTTTGTCTCAGGAATTAAAAAGAACTTCACTTAATATACTATAAGACTTCTAATAATTCACGTCGTAATACGCAAATTGGAATTTTACAAACAATATATTGGGCTTGACAGTTCTTTGAATTACAACTAACAGGTAATAAAAGTGTCTACGTTTTAACTTCTTGAAGTTCAGTCTTCAGTCTGTTGATTTCATCCGTTTTCTCCCGGAGTAAGCCGTCTGCCTCAACCTTATTACTGAAAGCAGAACTAGTTATCGTTATGCTGGCATGTTTCTTCTACTATTTCAAAATTAAGCAGTTTAAAAAGCAGATGATAGAAAAAATCCTTATATTAACTGTGTTTATTACATGACTCTTTCTTTTAATCGCCAGTTAATTTGtgaataaaagttataaaagttCCCTGACGTCATGTTGTAAAACACTTTACTTTAGCGAAAAAGGTTAGACCTCGGTTCTTTGGACATCTAGCAAATACTTTTGACTCTTGATCAACAAGCCATCTGTAagtatataatatcaaaatacgGGATACCTGTTGTCTGGAGATTTCAGTTTTGTCTCTAATTCATCTATTCGTTTTTCTTTATGACTCAAAGTTTCTCTGAAATATCATAAATAAGGTCAATGGCTCATAGAGTGTAACATAAACATATaataaagtttatgtaaaacgTCCATTATTGTCTAAGCCAAATAATGTCGGAATATTATAAGTATAACTGAGTGGACTCCTTTTAAAGATAGTTCAAACTTTGTCTATATTTGAATATCGTTTGTTAACGCAAGTAAGCATTTACTATGAGAGTAAAATAGATTGTAGTTTATTGTGTATCAACCCTATCCAGATATATATGATTTGATATGAAACAAAGGAATTATGTCATAATGGATCCAATACGAACATCAGATTGGaaagttctttttctttttctgccTTTTCATTCGAAATTCTCAGTTTTTCTTCCTCTAGTGCTTTAAAATTTTCAGTTCTCTCGTCTAGCACTTTCCTGCATAAAACAATTATGAATATATATCATTACTTACAATATTGACCTTTGCCTGTTTCATGCAGATACTTGGGACACAGTTTTAGTCAAAATGACAGCAGTTTCACAATAGAAAATGTTTCTTAGCAGACTAATTAAACATCTGATCGACAACACGTTTTGAAACATTACAATATTAATATGAGGTTTTCGTTGCTACTAGTATTTAACCAAGAGAAAAACGAAGACAAAACTCTTCGAATTATGTTTTCTACCTAATAATGTCATAGCAAACTTAAAGATtgatacaaacatgaaattattaATACCAAAACTGCTAACCGTAGTTCTAAAATTTCTCTTTTGTTACCAGCCCTTTCGTTTGAAATCTTTCCTTTAAGTTCTTCCACCGTGTTTCTACAGTATTATAAAGATTACGCGTTCAAACTCTTCACTTTTTAGGTAAATATTCTAATGTTCACTTTCTTTGAGTTCTTATACATAAATGGAGGGCAATCTCTAATGATTTCTTATCCAGCCAACTTGCACACTACTAAGTTTAACCCCTTCAGAGGttcaatgttattttcaataattaaagTACAAAGAGAAAAACTACTATTGAAAAACAAgttatgtcattttaatgtttaaaatggttttaaatgtttctcTTTAAGCATTTGTATTAAATAGACTAAAGACATTTAAACTGGTGGACTAAAATATTACATTAGCACACGATATGAAAAGAATGTTATATTAATTTCGAATCCGTAACACTATACAGACATTCTTACGTCCAACAAAATCTTAAGTAGAATCACCCGTACATATAAATGGACttttaagaaataacatattacaGACCGCAGTTTGGACAGTTCGTTTTCTTTCCCTTCATCTTCTGGTGGATTGCGATTGTTTTCTTCATTTAGTTTTTCAATAACTTTGTTTCTTTCTTCCAGAAGTTTCCTGCGTAATACAAGAGGTATTCGTGTTCAGTATACTACTAAACAGCTAAAACATAGAAACATACATATACAACAAAATTTCTTTTAGTTACTAAAAAGCATTTTGGAATCACATTGTccaaaaaaacacacttttttaaacttttaaattttaaaataaaactacaaGCTATAGTTAAAGGAAATTCAAATAATCATAATCTTTATTACTGATTTTCTTTCAACTGGGCTTCATACTCCTGAAACATTCTTtcactttgttgttgttttcgcgTAAGTGCTTTTATTTCTGCGGTGCGTTCTTCCTCTTTTTCATTGATCTCCCTTCtgtaataaattgtaaaaaataccATAAAAAGATCCTCTA is a window from the Mercenaria mercenaria strain notata unplaced genomic scaffold, MADL_Memer_1 contig_3312, whole genome shotgun sequence genome containing:
- the LOC128552940 gene encoding chromosome partition protein Smc-like isoform X1, with protein sequence MPPKQLTKASTGSRPKSTATTEKRKDETKSPKEAESREVVLEREIMMLRKNLNMTEIMKEFRKTVPENHMQTMFFESLHELENKLQKYESGTGLPARGSLSDLQMDLDRERANIKSLKQEISAKNKMLDDNRKLIIEKDKALRKFETEFELQKAHARHSAEAVVKLQKLQTEHEALQKNMEGKESIIRALSQEIENLKKELAMTERSQMTLKEEMTEVEKLRSELREINEKEEERTAEIKALTRKQQQSERMFQEYEAQLKENQKLLEERNKVIEKLNEENNRNPPEDEGKENELSKLRNTVEELKGKISNERAGNKREILELRKVLDERTENFKALEEEKLRISNEKAEKEKELSNLIETLSHKEKRIDELETKLKSPDNSNKVEADGLLREKTDEINRLKTELQEVKTAKEMIKREKEKLEFTCHDAFDKLEKKEKTMKQQQEEHNKLILRKDETIQKLRREKTMVDPTAGGKANIETKSLVDKYEKTEKELKNAKNEIDELKQRLYKVGGANIMSGNPNITDLSDDNRPSKLSEKFSELYENEWTNAYEEVERECKTEEKSIGYLYKTLGDIFDFCRTIAEEHGKSIQACLLTIPYAANARPKSAKLGVTSLRQLKELRKIVAPYLVGSVFQHFVDTMQINLTGKKKTENFIKGCVEICWLMNSLDPPVILDTVNGKGNKFDGDKFRTYTKTGQLIDYVVWPPVLLHKDGPLLCKGVAQGR
- the LOC128552940 gene encoding uncharacterized protein MCAP_0864-like isoform X2; translated protein: MPPKQLTKASTGSRPKSTATTEKRKDETKSPKEAESREVVLEREIMMLRKNLNMTEIMKEFRKTVPENHMQTMFFESLHELENKLQKYESGTGLPARGSLSDLQMDLDRERANIKSLKQEISAKNKMLDDNRKLIIEKDKALRKFETEFELQKAHARHSAEAVVKLQKLQTEHEALQKNMEGKESIIRALSQEIENLKKELAMTERREINEKEEERTAEIKALTRKQQQSERMFQEYEAQLKENQKLLEERNKVIEKLNEENNRNPPEDEGKENELSKLRNTVEELKGKISNERAGNKREILELRKVLDERTENFKALEEEKLRISNEKAEKEKELSNLIETLSHKEKRIDELETKLKSPDNSNKVEADGLLREKTDEINRLKTELQEVKTAKEMIKREKEKLEFTCHDAFDKLEKKEKTMKQQQEEHNKLILRKDETIQKLRREKTMVDPTAGGKANIETKSLVDKYEKTEKELKNAKNEIDELKQRLYKVGGANIMSGNPNITDLSDDNRPSKLSEKFSELYENEWTNAYEEVERECKTEEKSIGYLYKTLGDIFDFCRTIAEEHGKSIQACLLTIPYAANARPKSAKLGVTSLRQLKELRKIVAPYLVGSVFQHFVDTMQINLTGKKKTENFIKGCVEICWLMNSLDPPVILDTVNGKGNKFDGDKFRTYTKTGQLIDYVVWPPVLLHKDGPLLCKGVAQGR
- the LOC128552940 gene encoding golgin subfamily A member 6-like protein 22 isoform X3, with product MPPKQLTKASTGSRPKSTATTEKRKDETKSPKEAESREVVLEREIMMLRKNLNMTEIMKEFRKTVPENHMQTMFFESLHELENKLQKYESGTGLPARGSLSDLQMDLDRERANIKSLKQEISAKNKMLDDNRKLIIEKDKALRKFETEFELQKAHARHSAEAVVKLQKLQTEHEALQKNMEGKESIIRALSQEIENLKKELAMTERSQMTLKEEMTEVEKLRSELREINEKEEERTAEIKALTRKQQQSERMFQEYEAQLKENQKLLEERNKVIEKLNEENNRNPPEDEGKENELSKLRKVLDERTENFKALEEEKLRISNEKAEKEKELSNLIETLSHKEKRIDELETKLKSPDNSNKVEADGLLREKTDEINRLKTELQEVKTAKEMIKREKEKLEFTCHDAFDKLEKKEKTMKQQQEEHNKLILRKDETIQKLRREKTMVDPTAGGKANIETKSLVDKYEKTEKELKNAKNEIDELKQRLYKVGGANIMSGNPNITDLSDDNRPSKLSEKFSELYENEWTNAYEEVERECKTEEKSIGYLYKTLGDIFDFCRTIAEEHGKSIQACLLTIPYAANARPKSAKLGVTSLRQLKELRKIVAPYLVGSVFQHFVDTMQINLTGKKKTENFIKGCVEICWLMNSLDPPVILDTVNGKGNKFDGDKFRTYTKTGQLIDYVVWPPVLLHKDGPLLCKGVAQGR